From Sphaeramia orbicularis unplaced genomic scaffold, fSphaOr1.1, whole genome shotgun sequence:
GGCGTCAGTCAGAGGTACAGTTGCAGCTCATTCTCTTTTCTCTCAGTTGAATGTGTGTGGACTTTCACCAGAGTTCAGGACGTTTGTTCTGTTCAGACTGATGCAGAATCCGTCTGGTGAGGATTTTACTGGATTACATTTATGCTGTGGTGGACAGGAtgagtggaaacactagtagtagacactcatgctggatctgtccaCCCCtagtcttgggggggggggggagatccCATCTGTACAGTATTTGAATGGGACTGCAGAAGCAGTTTGGACCCCAGTCCTACAGACAACACCtttaatgtacgactgaactcattcaacagtttccaCACATGTATTTATGTCCATACACACTCATATGAACACTGTCTGATACACAAACCCtgtagcctgtgtgtgtgtgtgtgtgtgtgtgtggtttccatccaacagcagcagcagaggaatgAACActatgaagaagaggagacggTGACGGACAAGACACTTCTGTCTGAGGGGGcggggtcagtgtgtgtgtgtgtgtgtgtgtgtgtgtgtgtgtgtgtgtgggggggggggggggggggggggcagagcctCCATCCATCTGCCCCAGGCCAGAGGCCATGAATTGCACaataaaaggggggggggtaCGTAGGTAGGTTTCACACCATGAGCTAAGTGTGACtgagaaccattagaaccatatatatataaattatataaattatatatatatacagaacaTATTGTTGTGAGGTTGAGGTTGACGTGAGTTAGACTGAGGATCGGCTCAGACGaccagggtgggggggggggaggtatcctgcaggaggaggaggaggaggggggggggggggtgttcctgGGGTAAAGGCTTGGACTGCCCCcccatctgtctttctgtcttttttccattttcacaCAGATCAGTGGACATACAGTGACCCATTTCTGCCACAGGGTCAGTATAACGGACAGGAATagggttaaagggggagggggggcgggggcaATGATTGTTTACATGGgctttatgggggggggggggggggtgttggggcAGACGCACAACGTTTACTAAGTAGAATTCTTTTGGTCTCTGGGTTCCATCTGGTTTATCCTTGGTCTCTGTCCCCGTCTTCGTCTCTCTTGGTGGACTTCTGGGTCATCCTTTGACCtgaccccccctcaccccccaccccccgttgTCCCGCTTCCGGCGCGGTTCATTCATCCTCCAGGGACTCGGTCTTGATGTCTCCGGGGACCCCTCCGGTTCTGGACAGGGCTAGGATGGTGTGGTTGACGGCTGCCATCTCCACGGCCAGAGAGATGGGGTCCTGGTGTTCACTGTGGGACGCAGGGTCCTCCTGTGGGGGGACAAGAGGACACATGTTAGACCAGGACACACAGAGACAAGAGGACACATGTTAGACCAGGGACACATGTTAGACCAGGACACACAGAGACAAGAGGACACATGTTAGACCAGGACACACAGAGACAAGAGGACACATGTTAGACCAGGACACATGTTAGACCAGGACACACAGAGACAAGAGGACACATGTTAGACCAGGACACACAGAGACAAGAGGACACATGTTAGACCAGGACACACAGAGACAAGAGGACACATGTTAGACCAGGACACATGTTAGACCAGGACACACAGAGACAAGAGGACACATGTTAGACCAGGACACATGTTAGACCAGGACACACAGAGACAAGAGGACACATGTTAGACCAGGACACATGTTAGACCAGGACACACAGAGACAAGAGGACACACTGTTAGACCAGGGACACATGTTAGACCAGGAACACACAGAGACCAAGAGGACACATGTTAGACCAGGACACACAGAGACAAGAGGACACATGTTAGACCAGGACACACAGAGACAAGAGGACACATGTTAGACCAGGACACACAGAGACAAGAGGACACATGTTAGACCAGGACACATGTTAGACCAGGACACACAGAGACAAGAGGACACATGTTAGACCAGGACACATGTTAGACCAGGACACACAGAGACAAGAGGACACATGTTAGACCAGGACACATGTTAGACCAGGACACACAGAGACAAGAGGACACATGTTAGACCAGGACACACAGAGACAAGAGGACACATGTTAGACCAGGACACATGTTAGACCAGGACACACAGAGACAAGAGGACACATGTTAGACCAGGACACTGTGGACACTGAAACTTTAAGACCCTGTCCCCTGTCCTGTCCCCTGTCAGACTATCATCAATAGTCAGATGCAGTGTGTTGATGCTCTGGTTTATTGGTCTGTGGCGGCTTTAGACTCGAACCTGTACATCTGCTTCTGAGGTCAGACCCAGTCACCACATATTCagggtgtacagggtggggaagcaaaacttacaatattttgaggcagggattgaaagacagtgtatgaccaattagtttattgaaagtcatgagaatttatttgccacaagaaaatgtccataatagaaaatgtttttattctatgtgtcctccttctttctcaataactgccttcacacacttcctgaaacttgtgcaagtgttcctcaaatattgcggtgacaacttctcccattcttctttaatagtatcttccagactttctggtaatagttttgctcatagtcattctcttctttccattagaaacagtctttatggacactccaactatttttgaaatctcctttggtgtgacgagtgcattcagcaaatcacacactctttgacgtttgctttcctgattactcatatgggcaaaagtttgtgaaaaggtatggataatagtgttaggtatgattatgacatcagtatatgtttgggttcaaaacaactgacgtagtgtctgctgagaaaaaacaactaaatgttcagtgtacatttggcttccccaccctgtacatttttattcaagttattcacattttcatcatcactgaactgtcagactaaaacacaaacagacagattCCTTATTTATAGAGTATTATATTCTCctgttttattggtctgacccactttagacccCTTTGGcctcaatgtggcccctggactaacctgggTTAGACACCCCTGCAGTAGGGTTAActgtgcacacatacatacatggacTGTTTTATGATGTCCGACACATTAAATATACCATATATATGCATGACCCATGAGCCAAGGAGGAAGAATGAGACCTGAGAGGAGCTTCAGACCGACTCAGGAGGAGAAATCATGTTTAACATACAGACTggatctactctactctactctactctactctactctactctactctactctactctactctactctactcttttctattctactctactcttttctattctattctattccattctatagACGGCTGTGGTTCAGTTGTTCAGGTTCAAACATGTCCATGTCAGTCCTAGATGCCGTCACTGCTGCCTGTCCAGTGTACACACTGACCACACCACAGGTCTGTAAATACACTTCTATATTTATACCCTCCACATTCAACAGtctgatgtttcatttcatttttccacATTGAAAAGCCATTCCACATATCTGTAATGGAATTGCGAAAATCCCAAATGGAATTCCACCCTATGGATACAAGTCTACATATAAAAGAACGGACTGGATTCACTGGGAtggtgtccgtgtgtgtgtgtgtgtgtgtgtgtgtgtgtgtgtgtgtgtgtgtgtgtgtgggtcagtattacccatcatgcctagtgtcttaTTAACAGTAGTTTCTATTTGATGCTCATTCTCTTTTCCATGCCGTTGTTCaatgctgttttgtttgttttcatttccctGTTAAattcttctgttttcattcctcttaaaTTCTCTTGTTCATTCGGTGTGGATGAAACGGTCCGATGTTCATCCTCCAGATAAACCTGTTTCTACTggacacatgacaataaaaggcTTTGAATCGAAAATGTGAACCTTGGATTAGAGGTTTTAAAGAAAGTCCACGAGTGTTTTTGTTATTTGGAGCCTTTTTCTGCTCCAGAAATACAAAGTGTTCACATTAAAACAGGTCAAATCCACCGGCATGGTGAGAAACTGAGGGACTCTGTTCTATATGGGGTTGAAGAACACATGCAGTCTGTCACTCAAATAGAATCGCGGCTTGTGCGTACCTGGGTGGGTGGGGCTTGTGCGTACCTGGGTGGGTGGAGTTTGTGCGTACCTGGGTGGGTGGGGTTGTGCGTACCTGGGTGGGTGGGGCTTGTGCGTACCTGGGTGGGTGGAGTTTGTGCGTACCTGGGTGGGTGGGGTTTGTGCGTACCTGGGTGGGTGGGGCTTGTGCGTACCTGGGTGGGTGGAGTTTGTGCGTACCTGGGTGGGTGGGGTTTGTGCGTACCTGGGTGGGTGAGGTGGGCTCCAGTCGGTAAAGGCCAAAGGGTCGGCTCAGAGGTCTCTTGTCGAAATAGGGCAGGTCACAGGCCTGAAACAGTTCAAAAGACAGGATTACACAGACGGCCAGGAGGGGGCGCTGCAGGCTGTAATCTGACTACAACACGGAGATTcaaaatactgttgttttttttttgttttttttttaattgaagcatAAGAGACAACATTTTCCAGTCCCATCAATCTGCCTCATATTCCTCACAGCGTACACATTCCACAAAAACACTCCATCACAACAATAATACATTTCTGATTGTGTCTGTCCCACTTTCTTAGGGActggaaatgattttttttttcaaacatccaGAGGGAACAGCATGGACATATGTAGCTTTGAATAACATTCAATAGAAAAGAAAGATTATGAGCGATATTTATACAGactgaaaatagaaaataaaaaactaCATATTAAATCCAATAGTCTCCTTTTATATCCCCATGGTAACATTTGCCCTGTgttgtttcacataattttcccatttttccccaaTGTTTGACAAATACTTCTAATTTCAGATTAACGGTGAAGgtgatttatttttccattttgtaaatgtccCATGTTAGGCCATaacccagggttctaaactcctgttctttcaggttccacattcagtctgatctgatctgcagtggacccaaccagtcaaataagaacagaagaaccaagaaataatgacaattgacaatttatgtctgtgtttgagtgaaaaaaaaactattaaattatgaaaattcttacttttataaactatgcaaacaaaaaaagatgtggataacctgaaaaaaatcagaccagtggtcctgtatcttagcggccaaattcaaagctttgggaaatgtatccagatgtcatttattctcccccagttctgtgtatttattctattacagaaatagtccatgttttgctcatattccaatcagatctggaaaaaattcaaattcacacttgatatcattgatactgatttattggatcaatccacttcctatctgttagaatgggaacatttttcaaagtcacaccaaatccagaatcagatccggatggagaataatttcaatcccttgtgctgacatcatcatacagaagctgtagaccaagtttgaagtcagttgtagtttcggagaagaagacgatttaaagttttgtaacggacgacagacgccacatgacgacaatagcttacagcctgtcggccggtgagcttaaaactgaaatttattcagcaaaataagtgcaattttaataatattctctttttttttaaaacaacttggttaaattatttcagtgtgtgtattagtacttttgaacattttcaggACAATtgtatggaagcgtattgcattcacacagaaAATAAACTTCAGCTCTGTTCttccgaattaacaagataattatctcgtaaaatCAGAGGTGAATTTTTAGTTTTTgataaaacagtataaaataagttttttaaaaaattggctctgtttgtctgaattaacaagatactgttttctgaaaaaataaaaattcacctCTGATTTTACGAGACGattatcttgttaattctttttacttatttatttaattatttatctttttttttttttattatcttattaattcagaaaaacagagccaaattttattttttgtgtgaatgcaatacgcttccgtacagtttcaacaatatcgcgataataatgataacagtgctaattttggtcacagtaactgtgatctgaaatgttcatataTGGTTCCACCCCCAGTTGTAACAGGAGTCAGTTCCCTCCTGGTTCCACAGCTTTAGTTTGATGGTCCTTTACCTGCTCAGAGAAGTCGTTGCCATCGATGTCGTCGCTGTTGGAGTGTCCTCCTGGACTCTGGACGTCGATGCCGTGACTCTCCAGGATTGTGGCTTCTTGGAGGAAGAGGATGGATTATTAGATTAACGACAGATCAGCGTTTAGTTCAGTACATTTACACAAACTGAGTACGTTCAATTATTTTCAAAAGCTGTTTAATGGTTTGAACATTTACTGGTCAGTTCATGGTCTAATTTTATTTGGCTTATTTTCATCTGGACTATCTAGGGATGTACCataaactgtttttgttttttgttttcttaaaacCGATActgataacttcctgcttctaATAAC
This genomic window contains:
- the LOC115415832 gene encoding homeobox-containing protein 1-like; this translates as VSIYSYFNDNQYPDEAKREEIANACNAVIQKPGKKLSDLERVTSLKVYNWFANRRKEIKRRANIEATILESHGIDVQSPGGHSNSDDIDGNDFSEQACDLPYFDKRPLSRPFGLYRLEPTSPTQEDPASHSEHQDPISLAVEMAAVNHTILALSRTGGVPGDIKTESLEDE